In Bacteroidota bacterium, one DNA window encodes the following:
- a CDS encoding lycopene cyclase domain-containing protein — MLSYWFIDLILLLPCLAFSFHKKIAFTSKWKFLFPSIIVVYLFMLVWDHFFIEWGVWHFNSEYITGVFFYSIPIEEHLFFVSILFASVFVYECTYIFIKRDYLAHYSIGISITLSILFGWMFYLYYTKLYTGITCACAAFLLIQHKFVFRSHWRYMGRFYMSYLLMLVPVLITYWVLTSLPIVMYNEKERMGLQIKSIPVENLMYFLFQFLFAITVYEFFKKKFTKKISVSAEDIATN, encoded by the coding sequence ATGCTCAGCTACTGGTTCATCGATTTAATATTATTATTGCCTTGCTTGGCTTTTAGTTTTCATAAAAAAATTGCTTTTACTAGCAAATGGAAATTCCTATTCCCATCTATTATCGTCGTATATTTATTTATGTTGGTATGGGATCATTTTTTTATAGAATGGGGTGTGTGGCATTTTAATAGTGAATATATAACTGGTGTATTTTTTTATAGCATACCTATAGAAGAACATCTATTTTTTGTATCCATCTTATTTGCCAGTGTGTTTGTATATGAATGCACCTATATATTTATCAAACGAGATTATCTAGCCCATTATTCCATTGGTATAAGTATAACGCTTTCTATATTATTTGGATGGATGTTTTATCTATATTATACAAAATTATATACAGGTATTACCTGTGCCTGTGCAGCATTTTTATTGATTCAGCATAAATTTGTATTTCGTTCACACTGGCGTTATATGGGCCGTTTCTATATGTCTTACTTGCTAATGCTAGTGCCAGTCCTTATTACCTATTGGGTACTAACCTCGTTGCCTATAGTTATGTATAATGAAAAGGAAAGAATGGGCTTGCAAATAAAGAGTATACCTGTTGAAAACTTAATGTATTTCTTGTTTCAGTTTTTATTTGCAATCACTGTTTACGAATTTTTTAAGAAGAAATTCACTAAGAAAATTTCTGTCTCCGCAGAAGATATTGCCACAAATTGA